A single region of the Podospora pseudopauciseta strain CBS 411.78 chromosome 1, whole genome shotgun sequence genome encodes:
- a CDS encoding hypothetical protein (EggNog:ENOG503Q4NG; COG:S), translated as MFGSRRHPRPPNPPLTAATVDPNAATAAAAVFKRHESNSTLSAAAAAAALRARPMTPTRVADVQTKRTLRRSASAASSSRTESPVTKGRPNLQRRGSSGSMTERTFRSPSPHRPGGSGGHRQTQSLSHDAPPVPALPKDIGASPQTQHRKSKSLGMGTTPVRLASQRLGSEDAPSWFGAARLGDPSNIRRTDPAMASPPSSPPQIPRQEQEMVSEIARPDSQASSINFSYPTRTRVGSPPVPPTEAPASVGSSARFSLPASPVEAGSAAQMSRTREQPARQALVASPRTRSTSNPAPDEILVYDPNSRRMVPRSELHPAHHEAPQQRTDSKRKKRTSQKAGSHLAAGTVSRPKGTAVDNSPATKNQSQTTPAPVQERTHVPQPSVYVQDLEEPSVKAIISSPRLDAKRLEQHGPPPMTPSSPQVSKEATWQGVRRQPSVVREEAEPEEPKPNHIPTSSLTQTLDSVPTRPKAVSTPEPRGSPFTQVLDAVPTRQKTYPNTELEVPSVEISKPTSPSPVRGGRSPVDTRRAQVAHERSHSNSPVRQAHFGPVQENLTVKHSPPPRSISPRKSALKHSSPSRGASPSSSEASVSGNHEPPVGRKKSVRVSFDDAKDVVSTSPDNRATSPLSASPPEAGRQRYFGLVKKDIPSLDDDEIMKPRPALPSFGSIRERKPRDAQPEEDAERPLVRPNAETTHASTGPSATGLLPSPSLGSSNDHALGGIFSQECDEDRTHAANTSRLREPLPPVVTSVEGSGYISDTNSDSSLATTQSEHEPAEVSGRDFAPRQPLQTQFEMSNGSASPQSIPTAVRQASVNSAPKHEVPDIAVIQPTPPAMAGDKSLKEEFFDVPGGFPEDESDQSVPQRPAPAVVEVPESRPAVQPSTQTISSAVHDTTDSESSIYSDACEDLSDIEGSGFLSLDAVVESPLRPDPSSRQPPKELHATEKPVEATPKLQTEISTATTAVETPHASPPASPPTESPQDEWEKVKAYWRSLSAEKRAQLEKEAREEAGVEADLDQVQSEPKPKKKKSIERRSSERKALALHMAQQMAVQHQREQEKAVANPERSYMIKPGTKWTEEEVAIPTTMRKTLRSEPQQQSAPTQGPRLRKSLRSSSADTRRSDTKPADMSPARHPAPSAAAAASSASTESHRRAAASPHVTAVPTTLKRRDSSGSESSFKRSRPRSGSATGFRMTMRATSPPTDLPSKRFSMTSVSSKQSVEVPALSTQMRRTLRDSSTEGRRSPSGMRMPSFGKKSGAKATKNKSGNKFSSRLADSSDEDGGASGFQSRFEDSSDEDDIAPAPLPPLPKSKSAPNGVGVGRGSVASTALLEELEESEETPAVKTNGTTKPAVSSPAGQPPLTVDTSLHRVRSGKGSILRTSQTAPALGAETASPVSGAAPPADGKRAATRRSSLMSVLRRKKHDSSSGGIARSSMDSPARRDTKLERNASQLKAAREQDVSPTVEEPPAAEGEPEPEPAVVQTPPPQRGPKLQKRMGIFGHSHSQSQQQPPPPRMQMPQDADEPKRPSTSGNLGTRTLSGGIGGGNLGTGLVQHQLQQRTAFSTGAPSVDGSSVTGTADGGTPKKKKRFRGLRKMLRLDE; from the exons ATGTTTGGCTCCCGAAGACATCCTCGGCCGCCCAATCCG CCCTTGACAGCGGCGACTGTTGATCCAAATGCTGccacggctgctgctgccgtctTCAAACGCCATGAGTCCAACTCTACATTATcagctgccgctgccgccgctgctctTCGCGCGCGACCCATGACGCCAACACGAGTGGCCGACGTGCAAACAAAACGAACCCTACGCCGCAGCGCATCGGCCGCCTCATCGTCGCGAACGGAATCACCAGTAACAAAAGGCAGACCGAATCTGCAACGGCGCGGAAGCAGCGGGTCCATGACCGAGCGAACGTTTCGAAGTCCAAGTCCACATCGACCCGGTGGTAGCGGAGGGCATCGACAGACGCAATCGCTCAGTCACGACGCCCCTCCCGTCCCAGCCCTCCCGAAAGATATCGGCGCGTCACCACAAACCCAGCATCGCAAATCCAAAAGCCTAGGAATGGGGACCACCCCTGTACGACTTGCGTCTCAGAGACTTGGTTCAGAAGATGCGCCGTCTTGGTTTGGGGCGGCCAGGCTCGGCGACCCTTCCAATATCCGTAGGACGGATCCTGCTATGGCCAGCCCTCCATCAAGCCCACCACAGATCCCACGACAAGAGCAAGAGATGGTGTCTGAGATTGCAAGGCCTGATAGTCAGGCATCGTCGATAAACTTCTCCTACCCAACGCGAACGAGAGTTGGCTCTCCCCCAGTGCCCCCCACAGAAGCGCCTGCTTCTGTCGGTAGTTCGGCTCGTTTCAGCCTTCCGGCATCTCCTGTGGAGGCCGGGTCGGCTGCGCAGATGTCGCGAACCAGAGAGCAACCGGCCCGTCAAGCACTGGTGGCGAGTCCAAGAACTCGGTCTACCTCGAATCCCGCCCCCGACGAAATTTTGGTATATGACCCCAACTCGAGACGCATGGTCCCACGATCAGAGCTGCATCCGGCACATCATGAAGCCCCCCAGCAACGCACCGACtcgaaaaggaaaaagaggacATCGCAGAAAGCTGGATCACATCTCGCCGCAGGGACAGTGAGCCGTCCGAAAGGTACAGCGGTCGACAATTCTCCAGCGACCAAGAACCAATCACAGACCACGCCGGCCCCCGTCCAGGAGCGCACCCATGTGCCCCAGCCGTCAGTATACGTGCAAGATCTCGAGGAGCCATCGGTCAAAGCCATCATCAGCTCACCAAGATTGGATGCGAAGAGGCTTGAGCAACATGGCCCTCCACCAATGACCCCATCCAGCCCTCAGGTCAGCAAGGAGGCGACTTGGCAAGGGGTCAGGAGACAGCCTTCGGTCGTTAGGGAGGAAGCGGAGCCCGAAGAGCCAAAGCCAAACCACATCCCAACAAGCTCTTTGACACAGACCCTAGATTCTGTTCCAACACGGCCAAAAGCGGTTTCCACACCGGAACCGAGGGGATCACCTTTCACACAAGTGTTGGATGCAGTCCCAACAAGGCAAAAGACGTACCCAAATACTGAGCTCGAGGTCCCCTCTGTCGAAATATCGAAGCCAACCAGTCCAAGCCCCGTACGAGGTGGTCGTTCGCCAGTTGACACGAGACGGGCTCAAGTCGCACATGAACGCAGTCACTCTAATAGCCCTGTTCGACAAGCACACTTTGGGCCGGTCCAGGAAAACTTGACAGTTAAGCactcgcctcctcctcggtcgATATCGCCGCGCAAATCGGCCCTTAAGCACTCGAGCCCCTCGAGAGGCGCGTCGCCTTCGTCGTCCGAGGCATCTGTAAGTGGCAATCATGAGCCACCTGTTGGGCGCAAGAAGTCCGTGCGTGTCAGTTTTGACGATGCTAAAGATGTTGTGAGCACGTCGCCGGACAACCGCGCCACGTCGCCGCTCTCCGCCAGCCCTCCAGAGGCCGGCCGTCAGCGATACTTCGGCCTTGTCAAGAAAGACATTCCATctttggatgatgatgagatcaTGAAGCCCCGGCCTGCGTTGCCGAGCTTTGGAAGCATTCGAGAAAGGAAGCCCCGAGATGCACAaccggaggaggatgcggaaCGACCGCTTGTTCGGCCGAACGCGGAGACAACACATGCTTCTACGGGACCTTCAGCGACAGGACTTCTTCCCAGTCCATCACTGGGCTCCAGCAATGACCACGCGCTGGGTGGAATCTTTTCCCAAGAATGCGACGAGGACCGTACACATGCTGCAAATACCTCGAGGCTCAGGGAACCTCTGCCTCCTGTTGTTACTAGCGTCGAGGGCAGTGGGTACATCAGCGACACGAACAGCGACAGCTCTCTGGCTACCACTCAGTCGGAACACGAGCCGGCCGAGGTCTCCGGCCGTGACTTTGCCCCTCGGCAGCCACTTCAGACTCAATTTGAAATGTCGAACGGCTCAGCCAGCCCACAAAGCATCCCTACTGCTGTTCGGCAGGCCTCGGTCAACTCAGCACCGAAGCATGAAGTTCCAGATATAGCTGTCATTCAGCCGACACCACCTGCGATGGCTGGGGATAAGTCACTCAAGGAAGAGTTCTTCGACGTGCCGGGAGGCTTCCCGGAGGATGAGTCCGATCAGTCCGTTCCTCAGCGGCCTGCGCCCGCCGTGGTCGAGGTCCCGGAAAGTCGGCCGGCAGTTCAGCCTTCGACGCAAACCATCTCTTCAGCTGTTCACGATACTACTGATTCCGAAAGCAGCATCTATAGCGATGCGTGTGAGGACCTTTCCGATATCGAGGGCAGCGGCTTCTTGTCGCTCGATGCCGTGGTGGAAAGCCCACTCCGACCGGATCCCAGCTCTCGCCAGCCTCCGAAAGAGCTACATGCTACCGAAAAGCCCGTCGAGGCAACGCCCAAACTCCAGACCGAGATATCGACAGCCACGACTGCCGTTGAGACCCCACACGCAAGTCCGCCTGCGAGTCCACCCACAGAGAGCCCGCAGGATGAGTGGGAAAAGGTGAAAGCATACTGGCGAAGTCTCAGTGCGGAGAAGCGAGCACAGCTGGAAAAGGAGGCACGAGAAGAGGCCGGGGTCGAGGCCGATCTGGATCAGGTGCAATCTGAACCGAagccaaaaaagaagaaatcGATTGAGAGAAGGAGTTCGGAGCGCAAGGCGTTGGCCTTGCACATGGCACAGCAGATGGCAGTCCAGCACCAAAGAGAGCAGGAGAAAGCTGTGGCGAATCCCGAGCGCAGTTATATGATCAAGCCTGGGACGAAGTGGACCGAAGAGGAAGTTGCCATCCCGACAACCATGAGGAAGACTCTGCGCAGCGAACCTCAGCAACAGTCTGCTCCTACCCAAGGTCCCCGTCTGCGCAAATCACTGCGATCAAGCAGTGCCGACACCAGGAGGTCTGACACCAAACCCGCGGACATGAGTCCAGCTAGACACCCAGCACCgagtgctgctgctgcggcaaGCTCTGCATCTACTGAGAGCCACCGACGGGCAGCGGCAAGCCCCCATGTCACGGCTGTCCCGACAACATTGAAACGCCGCGACTCTAGTGGTAGTGAAAGCAGCTTCAAGAggtcgaggccgagaagcgGGTCGGCCACCGGTTTCCGCATGACCATGAGAGCGACTTCGCCACCTACTGACCTGCCGTCGAAGAGGTTTTCGATGACATCTGTGTCCTCCAAACAAAGTGTGGAAGTTCCAGCTCTGAGCACTCAGATGCGTAGAACATTACGCGACTCGTCTACtgagggaagaaggagtcCGAGCGGGATGCGTATGCCAAGTTTTGGGAAGAAGAGTGGTGCCAAAGCTACAAAGAATAAGTCGGGGAACAAGTTTTCCAGTCGCTTGGCCGACTCGAGTGATGAGGACGGAGGGGCCAGTGGCTTCCAAAGTCGGTTTGAAGATTCTAGCGATGAAGATGATATCGCCCCGGCGCCGCTCCCCCCATTGCCAAAGTCTAAGTCGGCCCCTAACGGGGTAGGTGTTGGCCGTGGGTCTGTTGCCAGCACGGCCTTGTtggaggagctcgaggagtCAGAGGAGACACCGGCTGTCAAGACGAATGGGACAACCAAACCAGCGGTCTCGAGCCCGGCTGGCCAGCCTCCCTTGACGGTGGACACCTCTCTCCACCGTGTCCGCTCTGGTAAGGGTAGCATCCTTCGCACTTCTCAGACCGCCCCTGCACTGGGAGCTGAGACAGCCTCTCCTGTCTCAGGGGCCGCCCCACCCGCCGATGGCAAACGTGCCGCGACTCGTCGCAGCAGTCTGATGTCTGTCCTCCGCCGCAAAAAGCATGATTCCTCCTCTGGGGGGATCGCCCGCAGCAGCATGGACAGCCCGGCGAGAAGGGACACTAAACTCGAGCGCAACGCCAGCCAGCTCAAGGCTGCCAGAGAGCAGGATGTCTCACCCACAGTGGAGGAGCCACCCGCTGCCGAGGGCGAGCCGGAGCCTGAACCAGCGGTAGTTCAGACCCCGCCACCGCAAAGAGGCCCCAAACTTCaaaagaggatggggatCTTCGGACACAGTCACAGTCAgagtcagcagcagcctccgcCGCCCAGGATGCAGATGCCGCAGGATGCTGACGAGCCAAAGAGACCTTCTACAAGTGGGAATCTGGGCACTCGGACGTTGTCTGGTGGAATCGGGGGTGGAAATCTCGGGACGGGTCTGGTGCAGCATCAGTTGCAGCAGCGGACGGCTTTTTCGACGGGTGCTCCGAGCGTGGACGGGAGTAGCGTCACTGGTACCGCGGATGGGGGCacgccgaagaagaagaagaggtttAGGGGGCTGAGGAAGATGTTAAGGCTTGATGAGTAG
- a CDS encoding hypothetical protein (EggNog:ENOG503NU20; COG:Q), giving the protein MSLQSGVRRTLRQALVSTRQHLHHQTTPKQTSPTSSSPVRFFRSSPRTPLRDEEGTSGKEGQYARTDHTIQVSYPGPASTQLPPTDNLVKGIGHGGVPTLPTFSLQGKVGVVTGGARGLGLVMGQGMVVSGASLAIVDLNKEEATKQASLILETFKRDNPSSDQIPTITAHYADVSDPSSVQACIQEIISAHGKIDGLVTSAGFTENFEAVSYPFDRVRKLWGVNVDGTWLFATEVAKHLIERGAKGSMVFIGSMSGAIVNVPQPQAPYNAAKAAVRHMASSLAVEWAKYGVRVNVISPGYMLTALTQKILDDNPDLKEKWTSLIPQGKMGKPEDLMGPVTFLLSDASSYVTGADLRVDGGYTCT; this is encoded by the exons ATGTCTCTCCAGTCCGGAGTGCGGAGGACACTCCGCCAAGCCCTCGTCTCCACACGCCAGCATTTACACCACCAGACAACACCAAAAcagacatcaccaacatcatcctccccagtCCGATTCTTCCGCTCCTCCCCCAGAACACCACTACGAGACGAAGAAGGAACTTCCGGAAAAGAAGGCCAATACGCCCGAACAGACCACACCATCCAAGTTTCCTACCCCGGCCCAGCCTCCACCCAACTCCCCCCAACGGACAATCTCGTCAAAGGGATCGGCCATGGAGGTGTCCCTACACTGCCTACCTTTTCCCTCCAGGGCAAAGTAGGTGTCGTGACCGGTGGTGCGAGAGGCCTTGGGTTAGTGATGGGTC AAGGGATGGTCGTAAGCGGCGCCTCGCTCGCCATCGTCGACCTCAACAAGGAAGAAGCCACCAAGCAagcctccctcatcctcgagacTTTCAAGCGGGACAACCCCTCTTCAGACCaaatccccaccatcacagcCCACTACGCCGACGTCTCGGACCCCTCCTCGGTCCAGGCCTGCATTCAAGAGATCATTTCTGCTCACGGCAAGATCGATGGCCTTGTCACCTCGGCCGGGTTCACCGAGAACTTTGAGGCGGTTTCCTACCCTTTTGATAGGGTCCGGAAGCTGTGGGGGGTGAATGTGGACGGGACTTGGCTGTTCGCTACCGAGGTGGCGAAACATTTGATCGAGAGGGGGGCAAAAGGGAGCATGGTTTTTATTGGGAGCATGTCTGGAGCGATTGTCAATGTGCCGCAGCCCCAGGCGCCGTATAATGCGGCAAAGGCGGCCGTGAGGCATATGGCGAGCAGTCTGGCGGTGGAGTGGGCCAAGTatggggtgagggtgaaTGTGATTAGTCCGGGGTATATGCTGACTGCTTT GACTCAAAAGATTCTCGATGACAACCCGGATTTGAAGGAAAAGTGGACGAGCTTGATTCCGCAGGGAAAGATGGGCAAGCCCGAGGACTTGATGGGCCCGGTGACGTTTCTGCTGTCGGATGCGAGCAGCTATGTTACGGGGGCGGATTTGAGGGTTGATGGAGGGTATACCTGCACTTGA
- a CDS encoding hypothetical protein (EggNog:ENOG503P5Z4), giving the protein MEAMAMAMLLPKGIVENTREIYKEVASYPIVPPEKLWQYWNVYTTTSRKLVDPTACRLEHFWWHVWGSDRRYLSGATLAKLFEEVSHGPTFVPLRSVRNRYEGPSGHSDARNHGRGDAKAASRQGQPNQNSDQQRSAPVGGMKLPTPSSSRPPPAHPILKKKNRGPSGSKPRPTARFVDPSAFQELIITPLTEPVAPQQLPSSPPGEPVAKKNRAVAVVDEAQTPTAVDMPPPPKPSPRVTEMPPPPKPSPKRKNVPSAVTVAGGTDVRPPPISPAKPERAAPPTGRRIVASTAASKRRPVMSRRQSSQSSGGTGTRVVSPATAALVKQVVAQKSKGQEGVGQQDSAIISSSTESQGVVPPISAKSAGKRPAKAPIDQPVATAQNVHPPPNQADGRHNRPLLVTERRPLLTAELTPPTYMAAPFQRRSTWDLDAQFREPRPQPRIPGGLVQDRAQRPSFGLQRSAPMMAGFVTSTTTSPIRGSSSTATPPKIVRSRSNNTDNRLSLMALPTGVTSVVATTTPAIATARFDSEPVAFAPREPEARDIPDSVMDFSRRFTTNRVLQPCFTPTPPNPAPPIPFGRSKSQLHLLLEKEKEKLKRANLQ; this is encoded by the exons ATGGAGGCCATGGCCATGGCTATGTTGCTGCCCAAGGGCATTGTCGAAAACACGCGCGAGATATACAAGGAGGTGGCGAGCTATCCCATCGTCCCTCCAGAGAAGCTGTGGCAATATTGGAATG TCTACACAACAACCTCACGAAAGCTTGTTGACCCAACCGCGTGCAGATTGGAACACTTTTGGTGGCACGTTTGGGGAAGTGACAGACGATATCTCAGCGGGGCAACGCTTGCCAAACTGTTCGAAGAGGTCTCCCATGGCCCGACATTCGTCCCTTTACGATCTGTTAGAAACAGATACGAAGGGCCATCG GGCCACAGCGATGCACGTAATCATGGCAGGGGAGACGCAAAGGCAGCCTCACGGCAGGGGCAGCCCAATCAAAACTCGGACCAGCAGAGATCAGCCCCTGTTGGCGGAATGAAGCTACCGACGCCGTCGTCTTCGAGGCCACCCCCAGCCCACCCgatcttgaagaagaagaatagAGGGCCTTCTGGATCAAAACCAAGGCCAACGGCTCGATTCGTGGACCCGTCTGCTTTTCAAGAGCTTATCATTACCCCTTTGACCGAGCCAGTTGCGCCACAGCAGCTCCCGTCCTCGCCTCCGGGCGAGCCGGTcgccaagaagaacaggGCGGTGgcagttgttgatgaagcgCAAACTCCTACTGCAGTCGAtatgccgccgccgccgaagccTTCACCTCGTGTCACAGAGATgcctcccccgccaaaaccatcaccaaagcGAAAGAATGTCCCTTCGGCCGTGACGGTTGCCGGTGGAACCGACGTCCGTCCACCGCCGATCTCACCAGCCAAGCCCGAGAGAGCTGCGCCGCCGACAGGGAGACGGATTGTTGCCAGCACAGCAGCATCGAAGAGGCGTCCAGTCATGTCGAGGAGACAGAGCTCCCAAAGCTCAGGGGGCACAGGAACGCGCGTCGTCAGCCCGGCCACCGCGGCGCTGGTGAAGCAGGTGGTGGCGCAAAAGTCcaaaggacaagaaggagtcGGCCAGCAAGATTCGGCCATAATATCTTCATCAACGGAAAGCCAAGGGGTTGTCCCCCCCATCAGTGCAAAGTCAGCTGGGAAACGGCCAGCCAAAGCCCCAATAGATCAACCAGTCGCCACTGCGCAGAACGTACACCCACCCCCTAATCAGGCAGATGGCCGGCATAATCGTCCTCTTCTAGTAACAGAAAGGCGACCACTTCTCACGGCAGAATTGACGCCACCGACATACATGGCCGCCCCTTTCCAACGACGATCAACCTGGGACCTCGACGCCCAATTTCGAGAACCCCGACCCCAACCTCGAATCCCTGGGGGTTTGGTCCAAGACCGAGCTCAACGCCCCAGTTTCGGCCTCCAGCGATCTGCCCCCATGATGGCGGGATTCGtaaccagcaccaccaccagccccatCCGAGGATCCAGCAGCAcagccacaccaccaaaaatCGTCCGTTCTCGCTCCAACAATACGGACAATCGACTCTCCCTCATGGCCCTGCCGACGGGTGTTACGAGTGTGGTAGCGACTACTACTCCTGCAATAGCAACAGCACGGTTTGATTCAGAGCCGGTGGCGTTTGCACCTCGGGAGCCGGAAGCGAGGGATATTCCGGATAGTGTGATGGATTTTTCGAGACGTTTCACGACGAACCGGGTTCTGCAGCCGTGCTTTACGCCCACGCCACCGAATCCGGCGCCGCCGATTCCGTTTGGGAGGTCGAAGAGCCAGTTGCAtttgttgttggagaaggagaaggagaagttgaagaggGCAAATCTTCAATAG
- the MCCC2 gene encoding Methylcrotonoyl-CoA carboxylase beta chain, mitochondrial (COG:E; COG:I; EggNog:ENOG503NVWD): MLPQISRQLSRQCRRTHLLRPTPHPSSPRTPRCSSRTVATFTTPHQSSSISVLPSAVDPSSPEYLENTKLMSAAMSRLESLTRKAHQGGPAKAKEKHLARKKMLPRDRITALIDPGSTFLELSPLAGHELYPEAEVPCGGIITGVGVVEGVECVIVANDSTVKGGTYYPITVKKHLRAQEVAKENNLPCIYLVDSGGANLPHQSDVFPDREHFGRIFYNQARMSAAGVPQIAVVMGPCTAGGAYVPAMSDESIIVQEQGHIFLAGPPLVKAATGEVVSPEELGGGKMHSSVSGVTDYLAVDDAHAVVLARRCVSNLNWPKKTALVKTYEEPVYDPEELLGIASTNLRKPLPIHEVIARIVDGSKFSEFKRDFGTTLVTGFAEIYGHKVGIVANNGILFSSSSLKGAHFIELCSQRGIPLVFLQNISGFMVGKDAEREGIAKNGAKLVTAVACADVPKFTVVVGGSYGAGNYGMCGRAYSPRFLWMWPNARVGVMGGEQLAKVMETVGKGVDEGLKDRIEKESDSVFSSARLWDDGVIPPQHTRRYLGLGLNAAMGGRNDVKAGATKFGVFRM; encoded by the exons ATGCTCCCCCAAATATCGCGACAATTGAGTCGCCAATGCCGGCGCACTCACCTTCTCCGTCCAACACCCcatccctcatcaccaagaacaccacggtgcagcagcaggacAGTAGcaaccttcaccaccccccaccaatcctcctccatctccgtcctcccctccgccgtcgacccctcctcccccgaatACCTCGAAAACACCAAGCTCATGTCTGCCGCCATGTCCCGCCTCGAATCCCTCACCCGCAAAGCTCACCAGGGCGGTCCCGCAAAGGCAAAGGAAAAGCACCTCGCCAGAAAGAAGATGCTCCCCCGCGACAGGATCACGGCTTTGATCGACCCGGGGAGCACCTTTCTTGAACTTTCCCCCCTGGCCGGTCACGAGCTCTACCCCGAGGCCGAGGTGCCGTGCGGCGGCATCATCACCGGGGTGGGTGTTGTCGAGGGAGTGGAGTGCGTAATCGTTGCCAACGACAGCACCGTCAAGGGAGGGACATACTACCCTATCACGGTCAAAAAGCATCTTCGTGCGCAAGAGGTGGCAAAGGAGAACAACCTCCCGTGCATATACCTTGTTGATTCTGGAGGAGCGAACCTGCCGCACCAGTCGGATGTGTTCCCGGACAGGGAGCATTTCGGACGGATCTTCTACAACCAGGCGAGGATGTCCGCTGCGGGGGTTCCACAGAttgcggtggtgatggggccTTGCACTGCGGGAGGGGCGTATGTACCGGCCATGAGTGACGAGAGCATCATTGTGCAGGAGCAGGGTCACATCTTTCTTGCGGGGCCGCCGTTGGTCAAGGCGGCaacgggggaggtggtgagcccggaggagctggggggggggaagatgCATAGTAGCGTGAGTGGTGTGACGGATTACTTGGCGGTGGATGATGCCCATGCTGTTGTGCTGGCGAGGAGGTGCGTGAGTAACCTCAACTGGCCCAAGAAGACCGCACTGGTGAAGACGTATGAGGAGCCGGTGTATGATCCGGAGGAGCTGCTGGGGATTGCGAGCACCAACCTCAGAAAGCCACTGCCGATCCATGAGGTTATTGCACGGATTGTGGACGGCAGCAAGTTTAGTGAGTTCAAGAGGGACTTTGGGACCACGCTGGTGACGGGCTTCGCCGAGATTTACGGGCACAAGGTTGGCATTGTGGCCAATAACGGGATTCTGTTCAGCAGTTCGTCGCTGAAGGGGGCGCACTTCATTGAGTTGTGCTCTCAGAGGGGGATCCCGCTGGTGTTTTTGCAGAACATCAGTGGGTTCATGGTGGGTAAGGATGCGGAGAGGGAAGGGATTGCGAAGAACGGCGCGAAGCTGGTCACGGCGGTGGCGTGCGCGGATGTGCCCAAGTttacggtggtggtgggaggtagTTATGGTGCGGGCAACTATGGCATGTGCGGGCGGGCGTACTCGCCGAGGTTCTTGTGGATGTGGCCGAATGCGAGGGTGGGCgtgatgggtggtgagcAGCTCGCCAAGGTGATGGAGacggttgggaagggggtggatgaggggttgaaggacAGGATCGAGAAGGAGAGTGATAGTGTTTTCTCGAGTGCGAGGTTGTGG GATGACGGTGTCATTCCACCACAGCATACCAGGAGATACCTGGGCCTGGGACTGAACGCCGCGATGGGAGGCAGGAACGATGTCAAGGCTGGTGCTACGAAGTTTGGTGTTTTCAGAATGTAA